From the genome of Deinococcus sp. JMULE3, one region includes:
- a CDS encoding OsmC family protein: MKKTLNVTWLGEQRYLGVSESGHQLLIDNSPTKVGVSPMEALLGALATCTAYDVVEIMKKRRTPLSSYRIEVEGERADTDPKRYTTITVRHIASGEGVTIEALDKAAHLSHEKYCSVAASLNSDITVETRVE, translated from the coding sequence ATGAAGAAGACCCTGAACGTCACCTGGCTCGGCGAGCAGCGTTACCTGGGCGTCAGCGAGAGCGGCCACCAGCTCCTGATCGACAACAGCCCCACGAAGGTCGGCGTGTCGCCCATGGAGGCGCTGCTGGGCGCGCTGGCGACCTGCACCGCGTACGACGTCGTCGAGATCATGAAAAAACGCCGCACGCCTCTGAGCAGCTACCGCATCGAGGTCGAGGGCGAGCGGGCCGACACCGACCCGAAGCGCTACACGACGATCACGGTGCGGCATATCGCCAGCGGCGAGGGCGTCACCATTGAGGCGCTGGACAAGGCCGCGCACCTCAGCCACGAGAAGTACTGCTCGGTCGCGGCGAGCCTGAACAGCGACATCACGGTCGAGACCCGCGTGGAATGA
- a CDS encoding L-glutamate gamma-semialdehyde dehydrogenase gives MSSTLMEGFLPFEHEPYFNFKDAQVAERQRAAFTQVREKYLGRTFPLIVNGQEVQGDGTFDVRNPADTREVVWSFQKATPAQLDEAVKAAQVAFEEWRFTEPFQRATIFKRAAELLRARRMEFNAVMTLENGKNWFEADGEVAESVDHFEVFARETMRWATGKPVYPMPDEHVTTVYEPLGVVACISPWNFPSAIPLGMALGALAAGNTVLWKPASETPLSSYLMIELLFEAGLPRGTVQFLTGTDDVLGDPLVDHPGVRMIAFTGSKEIGCRIYERAARVQPGQKWLKRVIAEMGGKDPTVVCADGDLEAAATGIVQAAFGYSGQKCSACSRVIVEESVYDDLLARVVEKARGLKVGLPEENADLGPVITQGSAERITKYVQEGQGRVRLLLGGETPDVGERVGGYVAPTILADVPADDPLFQEEIFGPVLAFTKARDWQHAIELANDSEYGLTAAFYSRDPRKIDEARKKIHVGNLYVNRKCTGALSGTHAFGGYGMSGTNAKVGGPDYLFWFLQTKTIAQRY, from the coding sequence ATGAGCAGCACCCTGATGGAAGGGTTCCTTCCCTTCGAGCATGAACCGTACTTCAACTTCAAGGACGCGCAGGTCGCCGAGCGTCAGCGCGCCGCGTTCACGCAGGTCCGCGAGAAGTACCTCGGCCGGACGTTCCCGCTGATCGTGAACGGGCAGGAGGTGCAGGGCGACGGCACCTTCGACGTGCGCAACCCCGCCGACACGCGCGAGGTCGTCTGGTCCTTCCAGAAGGCCACCCCGGCGCAGCTGGACGAGGCCGTGAAGGCCGCGCAGGTGGCGTTCGAGGAGTGGCGTTTCACCGAGCCGTTCCAGCGCGCCACGATCTTCAAGCGGGCCGCCGAGCTGCTGCGCGCGCGCCGCATGGAATTCAATGCCGTCATGACCCTGGAGAACGGCAAGAACTGGTTCGAGGCCGACGGCGAGGTCGCCGAGTCCGTGGACCACTTCGAGGTCTTCGCGCGGGAAACGATGCGCTGGGCGACCGGCAAGCCCGTGTACCCCATGCCGGACGAGCACGTCACGACCGTGTACGAGCCGCTGGGCGTCGTGGCCTGCATCAGCCCCTGGAACTTCCCCAGCGCGATTCCGCTGGGCATGGCGCTGGGCGCGCTGGCCGCCGGGAACACCGTCCTCTGGAAACCCGCGTCCGAGACGCCGCTGTCGTCGTACCTGATGATCGAACTGCTGTTCGAGGCCGGGCTGCCGCGCGGGACCGTGCAGTTCCTGACCGGTACGGACGACGTGCTGGGCGATCCGCTGGTGGATCACCCCGGCGTGCGGATGATCGCGTTCACGGGCAGCAAGGAGATCGGCTGCCGCATCTACGAGCGGGCCGCGCGGGTGCAGCCGGGCCAGAAGTGGCTCAAGCGCGTCATCGCCGAGATGGGCGGGAAGGACCCGACGGTCGTGTGCGCCGACGGTGACCTGGAGGCCGCCGCGACCGGGATCGTGCAGGCGGCGTTCGGGTACAGCGGGCAGAAGTGCAGCGCCTGCTCCCGCGTGATTGTCGAGGAGAGCGTGTACGACGACCTGCTGGCCCGCGTGGTCGAGAAGGCGCGCGGCCTGAAGGTGGGCCTCCCCGAGGAGAACGCGGACCTGGGTCCCGTGATCACGCAGGGCAGCGCCGAGCGCATCACGAAGTACGTGCAGGAGGGGCAGGGCCGCGTGCGCCTGCTGCTGGGCGGCGAGACGCCCGACGTGGGCGAGCGCGTGGGTGGCTACGTGGCCCCCACCATCCTCGCGGACGTGCCCGCCGACGACCCGCTGTTCCAGGAGGAGATCTTCGGGCCCGTCCTGGCGTTCACGAAGGCCCGCGACTGGCAGCACGCCATCGAGCTGGCGAACGACAGCGAGTACGGCCTGACCGCCGCGTTCTACTCCCGCGACCCCCGCAAGATCGACGAGGCCCGGAAAAAGATTCACGTCGGCAACCTGTACGTGAACCGCAAGTGTACGGGCGCGCTGAGCGGCACGCACGCCTTCGGCGGGTACGGCATGAGCGGCACGAACGCCAAGGTGGGCGGCCCGGACTACCTGTTCTGGTTCCTGCAGACGAAGACCATCGCGCAGCGCTACTGA
- a CDS encoding ROK family protein, producing the protein MTVSPSQTGVDASPLLALDIGGTSMRAALVSGGQVVERVEARTPRPASPDAVIAAALELARPLAARASAVGVACAGAVARGRVTATATHTFPGWVDVPLAERLGAGLGLPCAALNDARAAAWGEYAAGAGGGTTEFMFVTVSTGVGAGLVLGGRLHLAGNGLDAELGFVTVPAHWHAGSPTPAGRLAPLEFESSGTALNARAAALGFTDARALCDAAEAGDARADAEYRHSAAGLAWKIADIAALLGVTRAALGGSVGLRPGYRTRVQEALAAFPERYRPEVVHAALGADAGLIGAALWAARQAAAQTGSAQG; encoded by the coding sequence GTGACGGTCTCCCCCTCCCAGACTGGTGTTGATGCCTCTCCCCTGCTGGCCCTCGATATCGGGGGCACCAGCATGCGCGCCGCTCTTGTGTCGGGTGGTCAGGTCGTGGAGCGTGTGGAGGCCCGCACGCCCCGCCCGGCCTCGCCGGACGCGGTGATCGCGGCGGCACTGGAACTGGCGCGGCCCCTGGCGGCGCGGGCGTCGGCGGTGGGTGTGGCGTGCGCGGGCGCCGTGGCGCGTGGGCGCGTGACGGCGACGGCCACGCACACGTTCCCCGGCTGGGTGGACGTTCCCCTGGCGGAGCGGCTGGGCGCGGGGCTGGGCCTGCCGTGCGCGGCGCTGAACGACGCGCGGGCCGCCGCGTGGGGTGAGTACGCGGCCGGTGCGGGCGGGGGCACGACCGAGTTCATGTTCGTGACGGTCAGCACGGGGGTCGGGGCGGGGCTGGTGCTGGGCGGGCGGTTGCATCTGGCCGGGAACGGCCTGGACGCCGAGCTGGGCTTCGTGACCGTTCCGGCGCACTGGCACGCGGGGTCGCCCACCCCGGCAGGGCGACTGGCGCCGCTGGAGTTCGAGTCGAGCGGCACAGCCCTGAACGCCCGCGCGGCGGCGCTGGGCTTCACGGATGCCCGTGCGCTGTGCGACGCGGCCGAGGCCGGGGACGCGCGGGCGGACGCGGAGTACCGGCACTCGGCGGCGGGGCTGGCGTGGAAGATCGCGGACATCGCGGCGCTGCTGGGCGTGACGCGCGCGGCGCTGGGCGGCAGCGTGGGCCTGCGCCCCGGCTACCGGACCCGCGTGCAGGAGGCGCTGGCGGCGTTCCCGGAGCGCTACCGGCCCGAGGTGGTGCACGCGGCGCTGGGCGCGGACGCCGGGCTGATCGGCGCGGCCCTGTGGGCGGCCCGGCAGGCGGCAGCACAGACCGGCTCAGCGCAGGGGTGA
- a CDS encoding DinB family protein, whose translation MTDDSRNQRSQLAFARLLPKLFRGGQAFVGVEASLSGLTDEQATTRPAGLPHSVAELVAHVNWWNRWMLDIIEMGQAQPYPKHAADTWPEVQASDWPRVKNEFYELLARIDPHAARPDLSNPVNHEETIGELLADMALHTAHHFGQVVTVRQALGAWPPPGGGDTW comes from the coding sequence ATGACGGATGACTCTCGCAATCAACGCTCGCAGCTCGCGTTCGCCCGGCTCCTGCCGAAACTGTTCCGTGGGGGGCAGGCGTTCGTGGGCGTCGAGGCGTCCCTGAGCGGCCTGACCGACGAGCAGGCCACCACCCGCCCGGCGGGGCTGCCGCACAGCGTCGCGGAGCTCGTGGCGCACGTGAACTGGTGGAACCGCTGGATGCTGGACATCATCGAGATGGGTCAGGCCCAGCCGTACCCGAAGCACGCCGCCGACACCTGGCCCGAGGTGCAGGCGAGTGACTGGCCGCGCGTGAAGAACGAGTTCTACGAGCTGCTGGCCCGCATCGACCCGCACGCGGCCCGCCCGGACCTGTCCAACCCCGTGAACCACGAGGAGACCATCGGCGAGCTGCTGGCCGACATGGCGCTGCACACGGCGCATCACTTCGGGCAGGTGGTGACGGTGCGGCAGGCGCTGGGGGCGTGGCCTCCTCCCGGCGGCGGCGACACCTGGTAA
- a CDS encoding hybrid sensor histidine kinase/response regulator has protein sequence MTDALPAPGEPLRLLHLEDSELDHELVTMHVETELPWGVEFTRVEDEREFLRALDEVRPHLILSDFALPSYDGLSAFRAAHARAPRVPFIIVTGAMGEETAVDTLREGVTDYILKQRLERLPSSIRRALGEVESRTQRERAEREVRELNDRLRARLEEVERLRNTAERQSQRLEIQARQLEEALNLQKTFLAETSHELRTPLTALHGYLRRAEREAGGSQTLQDAQRVAENMTRLVNDLLQLSRGELVQSIEMHFTNLGNLLRQVGRDYGVQAPDGNFEIVGDPGRLTQVFVNLVTNAIRVTGNAQLVRLEMEPRAGEIEVRVVDRGPGVPDAVKPRIFDKFYRGKEAGSAGLGLTIAQQVVTAHGGTIDVVDTPGGGATFRVRLPELEEDAGDDLSGEPLPVDDLPGQEFTDGPRDALA, from the coding sequence ATGACCGACGCCCTGCCCGCGCCCGGCGAACCGCTGCGGCTGCTGCACCTCGAGGACAGCGAACTCGATCATGAACTCGTCACCATGCACGTCGAGACGGAACTGCCCTGGGGCGTCGAGTTCACGCGGGTGGAGGACGAGCGGGAGTTCCTGCGGGCGCTGGACGAGGTTCGCCCGCACCTGATCCTCAGTGATTTCGCGCTGCCCAGCTACGACGGCCTGAGTGCCTTCCGGGCCGCACACGCACGGGCGCCCCGCGTGCCGTTCATCATCGTGACCGGCGCGATGGGCGAGGAGACGGCGGTGGACACCCTGCGCGAGGGCGTCACGGACTACATCCTCAAGCAGCGCCTGGAGCGGTTGCCGTCCAGCATCCGCCGCGCGCTGGGCGAGGTCGAGTCCCGCACGCAGCGGGAACGGGCCGAGCGGGAGGTCCGCGAACTGAACGACCGCCTGCGCGCCCGCCTGGAGGAGGTCGAGCGGCTGCGCAACACCGCCGAGCGGCAGAGTCAGCGTCTGGAGATCCAGGCCCGGCAGCTGGAGGAAGCCCTGAACCTCCAGAAGACGTTCCTGGCGGAAACCAGTCACGAGCTGCGCACGCCGCTGACGGCGCTGCACGGGTACCTGCGCCGCGCCGAGCGCGAGGCGGGCGGCAGTCAGACGCTGCAGGACGCGCAGCGCGTCGCGGAGAACATGACGCGCCTCGTGAACGACCTGCTGCAACTGTCGCGTGGGGAGCTCGTGCAGAGCATCGAGATGCACTTCACGAACCTGGGGAACCTGCTGCGGCAGGTGGGCCGCGACTATGGCGTGCAGGCCCCGGACGGCAACTTCGAGATCGTGGGCGATCCGGGCCGCCTGACGCAGGTGTTCGTGAATCTCGTGACGAACGCCATCCGCGTGACGGGCAACGCGCAGTTGGTGCGGCTGGAGATGGAACCCCGCGCGGGCGAGATCGAGGTGCGGGTCGTGGACCGCGGCCCCGGCGTGCCGGACGCCGTCAAACCCCGCATCTTCGACAAGTTCTACCGCGGCAAGGAGGCCGGGTCGGCCGGGCTGGGTCTGACCATCGCGCAGCAGGTCGTCACCGCGCACGGCGGAACGATCGACGTGGTGGACACGCCGGGGGGCGGCGCGACGTTCCGGGTGCGCCTGCCGGAACTGGAGGAGGACGCCGGGGACGACCTGAGCGGGGAACCGCTGCCCGTGGACGACCTGCCCGGACAGGAGTTCACCGACGGGCCGCGCGACGCGCTAGCGTGA
- a CDS encoding DUF4180 domain-containing protein: MEPQQSDKVTTLPELGLTLRSAADIPQVVGATFGHTGLLLHDTDLGADFLNLRTGQLGELFQKFVNYRLPVAVVVPDPARYGERFAELAREHARHPAIRFVPDEAAGRAWLRGQP; this comes from the coding sequence ATGGAACCCCAACAGTCCGACAAGGTCACGACCCTGCCCGAGCTGGGCCTGACGCTTCGGTCCGCCGCTGACATTCCGCAGGTGGTGGGCGCGACCTTCGGGCACACGGGCCTCCTCCTGCACGACACGGACCTGGGCGCCGACTTCCTGAACCTGCGCACGGGCCAGCTGGGCGAGCTGTTCCAGAAGTTCGTGAACTATCGCCTGCCCGTCGCGGTCGTCGTGCCCGACCCGGCCCGGTACGGCGAGCGTTTCGCGGAACTCGCCCGCGAGCACGCCCGCCACCCGGCGATCCGCTTCGTGCCGGACGAGGCGGCGGGGCGGGCGTGGCTGCGCGGGCAACCCTGA